From a region of the Thermomonas sp. HDW16 genome:
- a CDS encoding DEAD/DEAH box helicase yields MSAHPALAAFHPAVAAWFAGSFPAPTEAQIAAWPAIASGRDTLIAAPTGSGKTLTAFLTAIDALVREGLSFGLPDATLVLYVSPLKALSNDIHINLEAPLAGIREELAAQALLDVDIRAAVRTGDTPQSERAALRKRPPHILVTTPESLYVLLGSESGRSMLASVRTVIVDEIHALVQSKRGSHLALSLERLDALTGKRATRVGLSATQKPIEAVAKFLTGTEGEDCAIVDIGHSRKRDLVLELPPVPLAPVMSNAQWELVYARIAQLVETHATTLVFVNTRRMAERAARHLGELLGKEHVAAHHGSLAKELRLDAEQKLKAGQLKVLVATASLELGIDIGDVELVCQIGSPRSIAAFLQRVGRSGHHVGGIPKGRLFPSSRDELMECVALLDSVHRGELDALIMPSAPLDVLAQQLVAEVACREWDEGALFAMVRRAWPYAQLERKTFDDVVRMLADGFSTRYGQRANYLHRDAVHGKLRGRKGARLTATMSGGTIPDVGDYTVLLEPQAITIGSVNEDFAIESMAGDVFQLGNTSYRILRVEAGRLRVQDAEGAPPSIPFWLGEAPGRSIELSASVSRLRETLQAQLEQGGEPALRHWLLADLQLDESAARQVAEYAAAQFAGFGMLPSQSKIALERFFDESGGTQLIIHSPYGSRVNKAWGLALRKRFCRKFNFELQAAATEDAIVLSLSTSHSFPLIEVMSYLHSSSAQQVLVQALLDAPMFPTRFRWNAANALALPRFSGGKKVPPQLQRMKSEDLMATVFPDQVACLENIVGEREVPDHPLVAQTLQDCLHEAMDVDGWLDLLRALEAGAVQVVARDLTGPSPFAAEVLSARPYAFLDDAPLEERRTRAVVARGFGDASQAQDLGKLDMDAIDAVREDAWPQPTDADGMHEALMQLGAAAAGEAEASGWTGLLEALAKAKRATRLSAGDRVLWVTAERLSQLLAIHPQTTLQPMIEAPADYAQEWMREDALRELVRCRLGGMGVTTAAAIADALVAPCNDVDFALLALEQEGYVMRGRFTPTTADDEWCERHLLARIHRNTLGRLRREIEPVDVRDYVRFLCDWQRVSPATRVQGPEALAGVLAQLEGFEAAAGAWESELLPLRVKDYSIGWLDDLCAAGRIAWARLRAGGESLVRAAPIVLLPRRELPLWTQLVANQSGEESPLSSRAQKVAECLRGHGALFFDELVDAARLLETELEDALAELVARGHVGCDSYSGLRALLLPASKKPASYMRRGGRRASLSAIADAGRWSLMRKPVADTASQPALIEHVARVLLRRYGVVCWRLLEREASWLPSWRELLREYQRLEARGEIRGGRFLSGVVGQQFALPEAVAGLRAVRNRAHDGAMIAVSASDPLNLLGGVIAGDKVPRQPGARLLLRDGLPIATLITGEFKPLLGLDANDEHAARMALLRDPGTQAVQAPGSRPMADPLGLHR; encoded by the coding sequence ATGTCTGCGCATCCTGCGCTCGCCGCGTTCCATCCCGCCGTGGCCGCCTGGTTCGCGGGCAGCTTCCCCGCGCCGACCGAAGCGCAGATCGCCGCATGGCCAGCCATCGCCAGCGGCCGCGATACCCTCATTGCGGCACCCACGGGCTCCGGCAAGACCCTCACCGCATTCCTGACCGCCATCGACGCGTTGGTGCGCGAAGGCCTGTCATTCGGCCTGCCGGATGCGACGTTGGTCTTGTACGTGTCGCCGCTGAAGGCGTTGTCCAACGACATCCACATCAATCTCGAGGCGCCGCTGGCCGGCATTCGCGAGGAACTCGCCGCGCAGGCGCTGCTCGATGTCGACATCCGCGCCGCGGTGCGTACCGGCGACACCCCGCAGTCCGAACGCGCGGCCCTGCGCAAACGCCCACCGCACATCCTGGTGACCACGCCGGAATCGCTCTACGTGCTGCTGGGCTCCGAGTCCGGGCGGTCGATGCTGGCCAGTGTGCGTACGGTGATCGTCGATGAAATCCATGCGCTGGTACAGAGCAAGCGCGGCAGCCACTTGGCGCTTTCACTGGAGCGGTTGGATGCACTGACCGGCAAGCGGGCGACGCGGGTGGGGTTGTCGGCAACGCAGAAGCCCATCGAGGCGGTGGCGAAGTTCCTGACCGGTACCGAGGGCGAAGACTGCGCCATCGTTGATATCGGTCATTCGCGCAAGCGCGACCTGGTGCTGGAACTGCCGCCGGTGCCGTTGGCGCCGGTCATGTCGAATGCGCAGTGGGAACTGGTGTACGCGCGGATCGCGCAGTTGGTGGAAACGCACGCGACCACGCTGGTATTCGTCAACACCCGGCGCATGGCCGAGCGCGCGGCGCGCCACCTCGGCGAACTGCTGGGCAAGGAACACGTGGCCGCGCACCACGGCTCGCTGGCCAAGGAATTGCGGCTGGATGCGGAGCAGAAGCTCAAGGCCGGGCAGCTGAAGGTGCTGGTGGCGACCGCGTCGCTGGAGCTCGGTATCGATATTGGCGACGTGGAGCTGGTCTGCCAGATCGGTTCGCCGCGTTCGATCGCGGCCTTCCTGCAACGCGTCGGTCGTTCCGGCCACCATGTCGGCGGTATTCCCAAGGGGCGACTATTCCCGAGTTCGCGCGATGAACTGATGGAATGCGTGGCGCTACTGGACAGCGTGCATCGAGGTGAGCTGGATGCCTTGATCATGCCGTCGGCACCGCTGGACGTGCTGGCGCAGCAACTGGTGGCCGAAGTCGCCTGCCGTGAATGGGACGAGGGCGCGCTGTTCGCGATGGTGCGCCGCGCATGGCCGTATGCGCAGTTGGAGCGCAAGACCTTCGACGACGTGGTGCGGATGCTGGCCGATGGCTTCAGCACCCGCTACGGCCAGCGAGCCAATTACCTGCATCGCGATGCCGTGCATGGCAAGCTGCGCGGGCGCAAGGGCGCGCGCCTGACCGCGACCATGTCCGGCGGCACCATTCCCGATGTCGGCGATTACACCGTGCTGCTGGAACCGCAGGCGATCACCATCGGGTCGGTGAACGAAGACTTCGCCATCGAGAGCATGGCCGGCGACGTGTTTCAGCTTGGCAACACCAGCTACCGCATCCTGCGCGTCGAGGCCGGCCGCCTGCGCGTGCAGGATGCCGAAGGTGCGCCACCCAGCATTCCGTTCTGGCTGGGCGAGGCGCCGGGCCGCAGCATCGAACTGTCGGCCAGCGTGTCGCGCTTGCGCGAGACGCTGCAGGCGCAGCTGGAGCAGGGCGGTGAGCCCGCGCTGCGACACTGGCTGCTGGCGGACTTGCAGCTCGATGAATCCGCCGCGCGCCAGGTTGCCGAATACGCGGCGGCGCAGTTCGCCGGTTTCGGCATGCTGCCCTCGCAATCGAAGATTGCGCTGGAACGCTTCTTCGACGAATCCGGCGGCACCCAGCTGATCATCCATTCGCCGTATGGCAGCCGCGTCAACAAGGCCTGGGGTCTGGCGCTGCGCAAGCGTTTCTGCCGCAAGTTCAATTTCGAATTGCAGGCTGCGGCGACCGAGGACGCCATCGTGCTGTCGTTGTCCACCAGCCACAGCTTCCCGTTGATCGAAGTGATGTCCTACCTGCATTCGTCCAGTGCCCAGCAGGTGCTGGTGCAGGCGCTGCTGGACGCGCCGATGTTCCCCACGCGCTTCCGCTGGAACGCGGCCAATGCATTGGCATTGCCGCGCTTCAGCGGCGGCAAGAAAGTCCCGCCGCAGTTGCAGCGGATGAAGTCCGAAGACCTGATGGCGACGGTGTTCCCGGATCAGGTCGCGTGCTTGGAGAATATCGTCGGTGAGCGCGAGGTGCCCGACCATCCACTGGTTGCGCAGACCCTGCAGGACTGCCTGCATGAGGCGATGGATGTCGACGGTTGGCTGGATTTGCTGCGCGCACTGGAAGCAGGCGCGGTACAAGTCGTCGCGCGCGACCTCACCGGCCCGTCCCCGTTTGCGGCGGAAGTGCTGAGCGCGCGGCCGTACGCCTTCCTCGATGATGCGCCGCTGGAAGAGCGCCGCACGCGTGCAGTGGTGGCACGCGGTTTCGGCGATGCCTCGCAGGCGCAGGATCTGGGCAAGCTGGACATGGATGCCATCGACGCGGTGCGCGAGGACGCATGGCCGCAGCCGACGGATGCAGACGGCATGCACGAGGCGCTGATGCAGCTGGGTGCCGCGGCTGCCGGTGAAGCCGAAGCGTCCGGTTGGACGGGTTTGCTGGAAGCATTGGCGAAGGCGAAGCGCGCGACCCGCTTGTCCGCAGGCGATCGCGTGCTGTGGGTCACCGCCGAGCGCCTGTCGCAACTGCTCGCGATCCATCCTCAGACAACGTTGCAGCCGATGATCGAAGCGCCGGCCGACTACGCGCAGGAATGGATGCGCGAAGACGCGCTGCGCGAGCTGGTGCGTTGCCGTTTGGGCGGGATGGGCGTGACCACGGCTGCCGCCATCGCCGATGCGTTGGTCGCGCCGTGTAACGACGTGGACTTCGCCCTGCTCGCACTGGAGCAGGAGGGTTATGTGATGCGCGGTCGTTTCACGCCGACTACGGCGGACGATGAATGGTGCGAGCGCCACCTGCTGGCGCGCATCCACCGCAATACATTGGGCAGGTTGCGGCGCGAGATCGAACCGGTCGACGTGCGCGATTACGTGCGCTTCCTGTGCGATTGGCAACGCGTCTCGCCGGCCACGCGGGTACAGGGTCCGGAAGCGCTGGCCGGCGTGCTGGCGCAGCTGGAAGGGTTCGAGGCCGCGGCGGGCGCGTGGGAAAGCGAGCTGCTGCCATTGCGGGTGAAGGATTATTCCATCGGCTGGTTGGACGATCTGTGCGCTGCCGGGCGCATCGCCTGGGCGCGGCTGCGCGCGGGTGGCGAATCGCTGGTGCGCGCGGCGCCGATCGTGTTGCTGCCTCGGCGTGAATTGCCGTTGTGGACACAGCTGGTGGCGAACCAGTCCGGCGAGGAGTCGCCGCTGTCCTCGCGCGCGCAGAAAGTGGCTGAGTGCCTGCGCGGCCACGGCGCGCTGTTCTTTGATGAACTGGTCGATGCCGCGCGCCTGCTGGAAACCGAGTTGGAAGATGCGCTGGCGGAACTGGTTGCACGCGGGCACGTGGGCTGCGACAGCTATTCCGGCTTGCGCGCACTGCTGCTGCCGGCATCGAAGAAACCGGCCAGTTACATGCGGCGTGGCGGTCGGCGGGCCTCGCTGAGCGCGATCGCCGACGCCGGACGCTGGAGCCTGATGCGCAAGCCCGTGGCGGACACCGCATCGCAACCGGCATTGATCGAACACGTTGCCCGTGTGCTGCTGCGCCGTTACGGCGTGGTCTGCTGGCGCCTGCTGGAACGCGAGGCATCGTGGCTACCGTCGTGGCGGGAACTCTTGCGCGAATACCAACGGCTGGAAGCGCGCGGAGAGATCCGTGGCGGGCGTTTCCTGTCCGGCGTGGTCGGCCAGCAGTTCGCACTGCCCGAAGCGGTGGCTGGCCTGCGCGCCGTGCGCAACCGCGCGCACGACGGCGCGATGATCGCGGTTTCCGCCAGTGATCCGCTCAACTTGCTGGGCGGCGTCATCGCCGGCGACAAGGTGCCGCGCCAGCCGGGCGCGCGGCTGTTGTTGCGCGATGGCCTGCCCATCGCCACGTTGATTACAGGTGAGTTCAAGCCGCTGCTTGGCCTGGACGCGAACGATGAACACGCGGCGCGGATGGCCCTGTTGCGCGATCCGGGCACGCAAGCCGTGCAGGCGCCGGGTTCGCGGCCGATGGCAGATCCGCTGGGCCTGCATCGCTGA
- a CDS encoding M3 family metallopeptidase, whose product MKQPIACALALAIATALGGCATAPAAITDKEASTMPVVAYNGVFAQPSPLALHYPEFDKIADSDYVPAFDAGMAQQLQEIQAIANNPAAPTFQNTVVAMEKSGQVLGRATGVFFNLQGTNKTDARDAIETEYSPKFAAHRDAIYLNPKLFARIKALYDARATLGLDAIDLRLLERYQQDFVRAGAALSEPQKARIREINGELSKLGTQFDQNVLAEVNDSAVVVDSADKLKGFSDEQVAAAAEAAKARKLDGKYVIALLNTTGQPAETQLEDRALRQRLHEASVARGSRGNQWDNTALVSQVLKLRAERAKLLGYDTYANYVLADETAVNQDNVNKMLRQLAPKAVANARREGGDLQAMIDADQKAKGQASFQLSPWDWSFYSEKVRQAKYSFDESQLKPYFEMKHVLEDGVFFAATKLYGITFKQRTDLPKYIADTWTYDVFDKDGKPLAIFIWDPYARASKRGGAWMNTYVSQDDLTGNKPVVANHLNIPKPSEGKPTLLTWDEVTTAFHEFGHALHGFFQDVRYPYYSMNVPRDFVEYPSQVNEMWADWPEVLANYAKHYQTGAPMPKALLDKVIAASKFNQGFATTEYLEAAMLDQRLHQAPADKIPAANQVMAFEANALKADGFDYAPVPPRYKTPYFSHIMGGYAAGYYAYIWSEVLAANTSKYIREHGGLTLQNGDRLRDKVLAPGGEIAPGKLFPNFAGFDAKIEPLLEQRGLTAK is encoded by the coding sequence ATGAAACAGCCCATTGCCTGCGCGCTTGCGCTAGCCATCGCCACCGCCCTTGGCGGCTGTGCCACCGCGCCTGCCGCGATCACCGACAAGGAGGCCTCCACCATGCCCGTCGTCGCCTACAACGGCGTATTCGCACAACCCAGCCCGCTCGCGCTTCACTACCCCGAATTCGACAAGATCGCCGACAGCGACTACGTGCCCGCGTTCGATGCCGGCATGGCCCAGCAATTGCAGGAAATTCAGGCGATCGCCAACAACCCGGCCGCGCCGACCTTCCAGAACACCGTGGTGGCCATGGAGAAATCCGGCCAGGTGCTCGGCCGTGCCACAGGTGTGTTCTTCAACCTGCAAGGCACCAACAAGACCGACGCACGCGACGCCATCGAAACCGAATACTCGCCGAAGTTCGCCGCGCATCGCGACGCGATCTACCTGAACCCGAAGCTGTTCGCCCGTATCAAGGCGCTGTATGACGCGCGCGCCACCTTGGGCCTGGACGCCATCGACCTGCGCTTGCTGGAACGCTACCAGCAGGACTTCGTGCGGGCAGGTGCGGCGCTAAGCGAACCGCAGAAGGCACGCATCCGCGAAATCAACGGGGAGCTGTCGAAACTCGGCACCCAGTTCGACCAGAACGTGCTGGCCGAAGTGAACGATTCGGCGGTGGTGGTGGACAGCGCTGACAAGCTGAAAGGCTTCAGCGACGAGCAGGTTGCGGCTGCCGCCGAGGCCGCCAAGGCGCGCAAGCTCGACGGCAAGTACGTCATCGCCCTGCTCAACACCACCGGCCAGCCTGCGGAAACGCAGCTCGAGGATCGTGCGCTGCGCCAGCGCCTCCACGAGGCCTCCGTCGCGCGCGGCAGCCGCGGCAACCAGTGGGACAACACCGCCCTCGTCTCGCAGGTGCTGAAGCTGCGCGCCGAGCGCGCGAAGCTGCTCGGCTACGACACCTACGCCAACTACGTGCTGGCCGACGAAACCGCGGTCAACCAGGACAACGTCAACAAGATGCTGCGCCAGCTGGCCCCGAAAGCGGTGGCGAATGCGCGCCGCGAAGGCGGCGACTTGCAGGCGATGATCGATGCCGACCAGAAGGCCAAGGGCCAAGCGTCCTTCCAGCTTTCGCCGTGGGACTGGTCGTTCTACAGCGAAAAGGTGCGGCAGGCCAAGTACAGTTTCGACGAGTCCCAGCTCAAGCCGTATTTCGAGATGAAGCACGTGCTGGAGGACGGCGTGTTCTTCGCGGCCACCAAACTGTACGGGATCACCTTCAAGCAGCGCACCGATCTGCCGAAGTACATCGCCGACACGTGGACCTACGACGTGTTCGACAAGGACGGCAAGCCGCTCGCCATCTTCATCTGGGATCCGTATGCGCGCGCATCCAAGCGCGGCGGCGCGTGGATGAACACCTACGTTTCGCAGGACGACCTGACCGGCAACAAGCCCGTCGTCGCCAACCACCTCAACATCCCCAAGCCGTCCGAAGGCAAGCCGACGCTGCTGACCTGGGATGAGGTCACCACCGCGTTCCACGAATTCGGCCACGCGCTGCACGGCTTCTTCCAGGACGTGCGCTATCCGTACTACTCGATGAACGTGCCGCGCGACTTCGTCGAATATCCGTCGCAGGTCAACGAGATGTGGGCCGACTGGCCGGAAGTGCTGGCCAACTACGCCAAGCACTACCAGACGGGTGCACCGATGCCAAAAGCGCTGCTGGACAAGGTGATCGCCGCCTCCAAGTTCAACCAGGGTTTCGCCACCACCGAATACCTGGAAGCCGCGATGCTCGACCAGCGCCTGCATCAGGCGCCGGCCGACAAGATCCCGGCCGCAAACCAGGTCATGGCCTTCGAGGCCAATGCGCTGAAGGCCGATGGCTTCGATTACGCGCCAGTGCCGCCGCGCTACAAGACGCCTTATTTCAGCCACATCATGGGCGGCTATGCGGCCGGCTACTACGCCTACATCTGGTCGGAAGTGCTGGCGGCCAATACCTCCAAGTACATCCGCGAGCATGGCGGCCTGACCCTGCAGAACGGCGACCGCCTGCGCGACAAGGTGCTGGCCCCCGGTGGCGAGATCGCCCCCGGCAAGCTGTTCCCGAACTTCGCCGGCTTTGATGCGAAGATCGAGCCACTGCTGGAACAGCGTGGCCTGACCGCGAAGTAA
- a CDS encoding glutathione peroxidase, protein MPMATTAYDFDATALDGSPQPLSDWRGKVLLIVNVASKCGFTPQYAGLEKLWRDYGDKGLVVLGFPSDQFGHQEPGNADEIRNFCSLTYDVSFPMFAKIDVNGAHAHPLWTWLKDEKGGLLGFDGIKWNFTKFLVGRDGRVIKRYAPTDKPESIARDIEKALAG, encoded by the coding sequence GTGCCCATGGCCACCACTGCCTACGATTTCGACGCCACTGCCCTGGACGGCAGCCCTCAACCGCTCTCCGATTGGCGCGGCAAGGTGCTGCTGATCGTCAACGTCGCCAGCAAATGCGGCTTCACCCCGCAATACGCCGGGCTGGAGAAGCTGTGGCGCGACTATGGCGACAAGGGATTGGTGGTGCTGGGCTTCCCCAGCGACCAGTTCGGCCACCAGGAGCCGGGCAATGCCGATGAAATCCGCAATTTCTGCTCGCTGACCTATGACGTGAGCTTCCCGATGTTCGCCAAGATCGACGTCAACGGTGCGCACGCGCATCCGCTGTGGACGTGGCTGAAGGACGAGAAGGGCGGCTTGCTGGGCTTCGATGGCATCAAGTGGAACTTCACCAAGTTCCTGGTCGGTCGCGATGGCCGGGTGATCAAGCGTTATGCGCCGACCGACAAGCCCGAATCCATCGCGCGCGACATCGAGAAGGCGCTGGCGGGATGA
- a CDS encoding ferredoxin--NADP reductase: MASPFGTETVLDVRHWTDAYFSFTTTRDDGFRFDNGQFVMIGLPVEQADGSTKPLMRAYSIASANWEEQLEFFSIKVQDGPLTSRLQHIQPGDSILIGRKPTGTLLVSDLHPGRNLYLLGTGTGLAPWLAIIKDPETYERFERVVLCHGVRGADDLAYRDYIERELPNHELLGETIRDRLLYYPAVSREDFVHAGRNHRGRITDQLDNGHIAKVLGLDALDAKHDRAMICGSPQMLADFRGILDARGFTASPRIGTAGEYVFERAFVEK, translated from the coding sequence ATGGCCTCCCCTTTCGGCACCGAAACGGTGCTCGACGTTCGTCACTGGACGGACGCCTATTTCAGCTTCACCACCACCCGCGACGATGGCTTCCGTTTCGACAACGGCCAGTTCGTGATGATCGGCTTGCCTGTCGAGCAGGCGGACGGCTCCACCAAGCCGCTGATGCGTGCGTATTCGATCGCCAGCGCGAACTGGGAAGAACAACTGGAGTTCTTCAGCATCAAGGTGCAGGACGGCCCGCTGACCTCCCGCCTGCAGCACATCCAGCCGGGCGATTCGATCCTGATCGGGCGCAAGCCCACCGGCACCCTGCTCGTGTCGGACCTGCACCCGGGCCGGAACCTGTATTTGCTGGGCACCGGCACTGGCCTCGCGCCCTGGCTTGCGATCATCAAGGACCCTGAAACCTACGAACGCTTCGAGCGCGTGGTGCTCTGCCACGGCGTGCGCGGTGCCGATGACCTGGCCTACCGCGACTACATCGAACGCGAGCTGCCCAACCACGAACTGCTGGGCGAGACCATCCGCGACCGCCTGCTGTACTACCCGGCAGTTTCACGCGAGGATTTCGTGCACGCGGGGCGCAACCACCGCGGGCGCATCACCGACCAGCTGGACAACGGCCACATCGCCAAGGTACTGGGGCTGGACGCGCTGGACGCGAAGCACGACCGCGCGATGATCTGCGGCAGCCCGCAGATGCTGGCCGATTTCCGCGGCATCCTGGATGCGCGCGGCTTCACCGCATCGCCGCGCATCGGCACCGCCGGGGAATACGTGTTCGAACGGGCGTTCGTCGAAAAATAA
- a CDS encoding DUF488 domain-containing protein, which translates to MAAPLDTLWTIGHSTRPWEAFVAMLVDAGIEVLADVRRFAGSRHNPQFSRDAMPQALAEAGIRYWPLPAMGGRRKPLPDSPNTAWRVEAFRAYADYLADPEYIAAREALMAAARVERTCVMCAEAVWWRCHRRLIADDFVARGWTVLHLMAPGKTEPHKLNPDAVMVDGVLRYPGPQAGLL; encoded by the coding sequence ATGGCGGCACCCCTCGACACGCTGTGGACCATCGGTCATTCCACCCGGCCCTGGGAGGCGTTCGTGGCGATGTTGGTGGATGCCGGGATCGAAGTCCTGGCCGATGTGCGTCGCTTCGCCGGCTCCCGCCACAACCCGCAGTTTTCGCGCGATGCGATGCCACAGGCATTGGCCGAGGCCGGCATTCGCTACTGGCCGCTGCCGGCGATGGGCGGGCGACGCAAGCCGCTGCCGGATTCGCCCAATACCGCTTGGCGAGTGGAAGCGTTCCGTGCCTATGCCGATTACCTGGCCGATCCCGAATACATCGCCGCGCGCGAGGCGCTGATGGCCGCCGCGCGGGTCGAGCGCACCTGCGTGATGTGCGCAGAGGCCGTGTGGTGGCGTTGCCATCGACGGCTGATCGCCGATGATTTCGTCGCCCGCGGCTGGACGGTGCTGCATCTGATGGCGCCGGGCAAGACCGAGCCACACAAGCTCAATCCGGATGCGGTGATGGTGGATGGCGTGTTGCGCTATCCGGGGCCGCAGGCCGGCTTGCTGTAG
- a CDS encoding PQQ-dependent sugar dehydrogenase — translation MRHTSTLVFCIALPFALSACAQPAQSPNAKPAAQTQATETGEMRIEAIVSDLEHPWSLALLPEGGFLVTERPGRLRRIAADGTLSAPIAGVPKVFAQGQGGLLDVVLDPDYANNKRIWLSFAEPGDGDTAGTAVATATLAASALSDVQVIYRQLPKLEGGNHFGSRIAFDGKGHVFISQGERNQRPLAQDLEVLQGKLVRLNIDGSQPADNPFASGVGVRKAIWSYGHRNMQGMAVDPRTGTLWQSEHGPRGGDEINLPQAGKNYGWPVITNGINYSGLKIPEAVGETKPGMEAPYHVWEKSPGLSGMDFYTGHTGSAWNNSLFLGALADRNLIRLTLDGDRIVSEERLLNDLGKRIRDVRVGADGNVYVLTDEDDGQLLRLVPPATSK, via the coding sequence ATGCGCCACACTTCCACGCTCGTGTTTTGCATCGCCCTGCCGTTCGCGCTGAGTGCATGCGCGCAACCTGCGCAATCGCCCAACGCCAAGCCGGCCGCGCAAACGCAAGCCACTGAAACCGGCGAAATGCGCATCGAGGCCATCGTGTCAGACCTTGAACATCCGTGGTCGCTCGCGCTGCTGCCGGAAGGCGGCTTCCTGGTCACCGAGCGCCCCGGCCGGCTGCGCCGCATCGCCGCCGACGGCACGCTGTCCGCGCCCATCGCCGGCGTGCCGAAGGTGTTCGCACAAGGCCAGGGCGGCTTGCTCGATGTGGTACTCGATCCGGATTACGCCAACAACAAGCGCATCTGGTTGAGCTTCGCCGAACCCGGCGATGGCGACACCGCAGGAACCGCCGTCGCCACCGCCACGCTTGCTGCCTCCGCGCTGAGCGACGTGCAGGTGATCTACCGGCAACTGCCGAAGCTGGAAGGCGGCAACCATTTCGGTTCGCGCATCGCCTTCGATGGCAAGGGGCACGTGTTCATCAGCCAGGGCGAGCGCAACCAACGCCCGCTGGCGCAGGACCTGGAAGTGCTGCAGGGCAAGCTGGTACGCCTCAACATCGATGGCTCCCAGCCCGCCGATAACCCCTTCGCCAGCGGCGTTGGCGTACGCAAGGCGATCTGGAGCTATGGCCATCGCAACATGCAGGGCATGGCAGTGGATCCACGCACCGGCACCCTGTGGCAGAGCGAGCACGGCCCGCGCGGTGGCGACGAGATCAACCTGCCGCAGGCCGGCAAGAACTACGGATGGCCCGTCATCACCAACGGCATCAACTACTCCGGCCTGAAGATTCCCGAGGCGGTAGGCGAAACCAAGCCGGGCATGGAAGCGCCCTACCACGTGTGGGAGAAGTCGCCCGGCCTGTCCGGCATGGACTTCTACACCGGCCACACCGGCAGCGCCTGGAACAACAGCCTGTTCCTGGGCGCACTGGCCGATCGCAACCTGATCCGGCTCACGCTGGACGGCGATCGCATCGTGTCCGAGGAACGCCTGCTCAATGATCTCGGCAAGCGCATCCGCGATGTGCGGGTCGGCGCCGACGGCAATGTCTACGTACTCACCGACGAGGACGACGGCCAGCTGCTGCGGCTGGTGCCGCCCGCCACCTCGAAATAG